The window tttgcaaaataaaacccaccgttTTAGGGATTACATGGTTAAGAAACGtaataatgttacaaatatctttcaAATTTCTACTTTGGTCATATTTCAGTCAGTTTTCTCGTCAATAagcgagagcttagagcgatgcgcgctccgGGGACAGGGGATGCAATTTTGGTTAGGCATGcgtttctgggcataacaccggcAGCTTGTAGACCTGTCTCATTGTTCTCAGTAGGTTTTAGTTAAGTTTTTATGGATGTACGAGGAAGAAAATCtaatcaaaactgaaaagaaaccaacaaGCTTTCCTTTGGTCCTGTATGAGAAATCCATATCAATTCACCAAGttagtaaaagaaagaaaggaataaATTAGGCAGCAGGTCAAATTCTGAAACATCggattattttaaattcagtaaACTTATCAAACTAGGCCCTCCAGCTATTTTTGTCAAGTAAAATCATCTTAActatatttgtgttattttattgaCCACTTTAGTTCTTGAGCCCTTGGCGAGCAACTGGAAAAGGTTTTGTGTAGCAACATGTTGAAGACCCCTGTGCTAACAGGTCAATATCTAGGAAGCAGAGATGGTATTCCACActaacatgtcctggatgacaccatcagttgttgCTTTTCCACCTTAtttgctttgctgctgctcTTTAAATTTCTGCCTGGTTGTGTGGTTGAATGCCAGGCAGATGTAGTTGGGTTATAATGGATGGCAGAGATGGTTTACACTTCCTCCTTCTGTCTCTGCTCCATGGAACCTCCTGATCAACTCCTCTGAGATCTGGGCTCATAGTTCAGGTGTTGTCTAAACGTTGAATATGCTAATCAGCTGTTGTACAGTATCCAGAACCAGTGAATTATAGTCCAAACATGAAATGCCTCAACCCAGGCAAATGATGCGCTAAAGTCTAGAAAAAGAACTTACCACAACTAACATAACAAATCTGCTCCAACAGGCTGCCAACATGAGTGATGACATTCTATACATTGACATTGAAGAAGAATTAAGCTGGCAGCTAGCTGTTAAATGGAAACGACAGAAAACACAAGATGAttcctctttctgcaggtttactTGATGCCTGCTTTATTGCTGTTGCTGGTTTTTctgaacacaaaagaaaaagaaaatgtttttggagtACTTCATTGATTTATCTCTGATCAGATACATTCACGGGGAAATTGACCAGTGGtgcatgattttctttttacaaggTTCACAATTGGTcttaaaaactttgtaaatgtctgaaggaggaaatgaaaatgGATAATTGTTCATGTTTCTAGACTGTAGCTGATAAATGCATGCTCTGCCAGAAACGGTAAAAGTCGTTCTTCCAACCTCTTTCGTCGTTAGACAACTTTAGATCAGGCTTTAGCCAGACCTGTGGGTCTTTATCTCTGTTTTATGGAATCtttataaacagtttaaatatatcaaaaagTTGCTTTGAAGAACTCAGCAGTAATCAGCGATGGACATCATGGTCCTTGTTTAACAGATCTGAATGTTACAGAGCTGGTAGTGGAGCCCATCGAAGTAAATCTGTGAAATAACCACTTGCTACAGACCTGAAGCAGAAGCTGTGCTAaacattgtgtgttttgtgatttGAAGCACACTAAGAGACAGTCATAGAGAGACAATCATGGAGACAATCATGGAGACAGACAGGGTGACTGTGGGTTTGTGTCCAACAGGTGGCAGGACTACACAGCGGTGGGGAAAAGACTGAAAGGAACTCGCTTCATCGCCTTCAAAGTCCCTCTGAAGCAGGTCAGTAGCGTGTCACAGTGGACTCTGTGGGAACAGAAGTGTGTCTGTTTTTACCAGTGACACTCTGTCTGCTTCCGCTCAGGCTTTGATTAGGACGCTTCCCCCCTCCGAGGTGTTTGGTCCCTGGGAGCTGCTGGATGCTTTGAAGGAGGACAACCATGAGCTGGGGCTGATCATTGACCTGACTTTCACCTCACGTTATTACAATCTGcaggtgaacacacacacacatgcacacacagttgtgtttttgtgaccaGTGGGGACTTTACATTGAGTTCCATTCACTTTTTACAGCCTAAACCCTTACCATCACTAATACTGACTTGAAAAGTTATAAGTCCAGTAGTCTCTTACTTCAACAGCCCCTGGGGATGGACGTGTTGTGAAGTTGCTGAACTtgtgcggtgtgtgtgtgtgtgtgcgtgtgtgtgcatgtgtatgtttCTGCAGGACCTTCCTCAGTCACTGCTGTGTGTTAAGATCTTCACAGCTGGCCATGAGGTTCCCAGTGACCAAACCATCCTGAGCTTCAAGCGCGCCGTCCACAGGTTCCTCCGAGACAACCAGGACAATGGTGAGAGAAGAGCTGAGCCACAAATAGACAATAAAACCAATAACTATAAAGAGTTGGTTTTAATGAGAtaactttctaaataaaagttgacctatatgaacatttatttctgtccttGTTCATTTCTCTTTCTATTTGTTTAACCACCAAGTTCTCTTGCAGACAAGCTCATCGGGGTCCATTGTACCCACGGACTGAACCGCACCGGCTACCTGATCTGCAGGTAGGTTCATCCTAACCGTTGAAGTGTGAGCAGGAGCCACAGGCCGCTCTAACCGCTGTGTGTGACCTGCAGGTATCTGATCGACGTGGACGGGATGGACCCGGCCCAGGCGGTGCAGCGTAAGTCTCGTGCTTTCAGACCCCAGCAGGAGGATTCTGTGATCGATCTcattctgctgctgttctctgcAGTGTTCAACTCGTCCCGGGGCTACGCTATCGAGAGACAGAACTACCTGGATGACCTTCAGCACGGTCCAAAACGGAGGTGACACATCATGTCCTTCTCCACCAACCCAACAGTCTGCTCTCACTTTCTGATCAGCTTATTAAACCTGTTACCATCCAGACAGTGATGTTGTCAAACCACCAGGCAGTGAGAACAGCTCTGACCGCAGTAGACTGGTAGACTGGTAGTTTAGGAAGTGACCACACACATCAACAGGTTTGAGCTTTACAGAAAGATGAGTCCACTCATACTGTTCTAGCttctatttagttttttaactgGTGTTCTCTGGAAAAGCAGAATAAGGCCGATTTTCTCAGCAAATTTTACAGGCGCCACCTAGTGGCTTAACAAGGTAAtgcttcacatttaaaattCCTCCTCCCTCATTTCCTGTATTATCTCTGTCAGTTAAAAGAACTGATTTATTAACATCTGGAGGAGAAACTGTTGCTCTGCACAGGGAGTAGCTCGGTGGACCAACTCCTGACCCCTGTGACCCCTCTGACCGCTGGATCATTAGGGACAGTAGTTGGGAAAGTGGAAACAGAGTTTACTCATCTAAATGTTGGAAGCTTGTTCTGTGTTTGTTAAATTGTGCAGAAAAATTAAACCTAAACTCTTCATGCTTTTGAGTGATTTTTATTGGATGATTGCTGGGTGACCATCTGCTCTGATTGTTACCACAGTAACGCGGGAATGGAGGAGTTTGAGCTGGAGCCACAGAGAGGCCAGGCCGTCCAGCGGCCGCCTGTCGCAGCTCCTTTCAGGAGAGTTCGCCGTGACTACTACAGGTACATCCTATATCCCTTTATGGACATGTCACTGTCTCAGTTTCCTTGAAGCAGGTTGCAGTAGGAACATCTGAAAGCTTTCTCAGGAGCTGCAACACATTCCTTCCCACTGACTCAACTTGGCTCTGAACTGCtaacattttactgtaattgtgaaaaaaaatgtaaaaataaaaacacataagtTTTTTTAACCCACAATTTCtgctaaaatgtaaatactagaggtgtgccgattgatcggccACGGTTCATAATTGgctgatttccgtgaaaaaatgtatgatcggtgattaccgatcacggtctcttgttgcagatcacacaaactgatcacatGCATCTTATTTCGCAGCCTGAAtttgcagctggtctcctctttccttctcactgagcaaacgcgcagcaacaaatcctaagcgatgtggaactataacgcactgagtgaacggggaagtttgcgtgttgcggcggaaaattgaagcacgtcaaaatgcatcaacatacgaatctaatatggcataaaaacaatgtcatacttaacggagtttggctacatcgaggctcactgcagtgaaaaagacatatggaggatcagatagcaggtaaagcaccgcacagctacaaacactcaccaggattagcatgacggtcagaaagctaaacaaataacccgcaaaattatttaagtcttcgagctgcgatgtaaNNNNNNNNNNNNNNNNNNNNNNNNNNNNNNNNNNNNNNNNNNNNNNNNNNNNNNNNNNNNNNNNNNNNNNNNNNNNNNNNNNNNNNNNNNNNNNNNNNNNNNNNNNNNNNNNNNNNNNNNNNNNNNNNNNNNNNNNNNNNNNNNNNNNNNNNNNNNNNNNNNNNNNNNNNNNNNNNNNNNNNNNNNNNNNNNNNNNNNNNNNNNNNNNNNNNNNNNNNNNNNNNNNNNNNNNNNNNNNNNNNNNNNNNNNNNNNNNNNNNNNNNNNNNNNNNNNNNNNNNNNNNNNNNNNNNNNNNNNNNNNNNNNNNNNNNNNNNNNNNNNNNNNNNNNNNNNNNNNNNNNNNNNNNNNNNNNNNNNNNNNNNNNNNNNNNNNNNNNNNNNNNNNNNNNNNNNNNNNNNNNNNNNNNNNNNNNNNNNNNNNNNNNNNNNNNNNNNNNNNNNNNNNNNNNNNNNNNNNNNNNNNNNNNNNNNNNNNNNNNNNNNNNNNNNNNNNNNNNNNNNNNNNNNNNNNNNNNNNNNNNNNNNNNNNNNNNNNNNNNNNNNNNNNNNNNNNNNNNNNNNNNNNNNNNNNNNNNNNNNNNNNNNNNNNNNNNNNNNNNNNNNNNNNNNNNNNNNNNNNNNNNNNNNNNNNNNNNNNNNNNNNNNNNNNNNNNNNNNNNNNNNNNNNNNNNNNNNNNNNNNNNNNNNNNNNNNNNNNNNNNNNNNNNNNNNNNNNNNNNNNNNNNNNNNNNNNNNNNNNNNNNNNNNNNNNNNNNNNNNNNNNNNNNNNNNNNNNNNNNNNNNNNNNNNNNNNNNNNNNNNNNNNNNNNNNNNNNNNNNNNNNNNNNNNNNNNNNNNNNNNNNNNNNNNNNNNNNNNNNNNNNNNNNNNNNNNNNNNNNNNNNNNNNNNNNNNNNNNNNNNNNNNNNNNNNNNNNNNNNNNNNNNNNNNNNNNNNNNNNNNNNNNNNNNNNNNNNNNNNNNNNNNNNNNNNNNNNNNNNNNNNNNNNNNNNNNNNNNNNNNNNNNNNNNNNNNNNNNNNNNNNNNNNNNNNNNNNNNNNNNNNNNNNNNNNNNNNNNNNNNNNNNNNNNNNNNNNNNNNNNNNNNNNNNNNNNNNNNNNNNNNNNNNNNNNNNNNNNNNNNNNNNNNNNNNNNNNNNNNNNNNNNNNNNNNNNNNNNNNNNNNNNNNNNNNNNNNNNNNNNNNNNNNNNNNNNNNNNNNNNNNNNNNNNNNNNNNNNNNNNNNNNNNNNNNNNNNNNNNNNNNNNNNNNNNNNNNNNNNNNNNNNNNNNNNNNNNNNNNNNNNNNNNNNNNNNNNNNNNNNNNNNNNNNNNNNNNNNNNNNNNNNNNNNNNNNNNNNNNNNNNNNNNNNNNNNNNNNNNNNNNNNNNNNNNNNNNNNNNNNNNNNNNNNNNNNNNNNNNNNNNNNNNNNNNNNNNNNNNNNNNNNNNNNNNNNNNNNNNNNNNNNNNNNNNNNNNNNNNNNNNNNNNNNNNNNNNNNNNNNNNNNNNNNNNNNNNNNNNNNNNNNNNNNNNNNNNNNNNNNNNNNNNNNNNNNNNNNNNNNNNNNNNNNNNNNNNNNNNNNNNNNNNNNNNNNNNNNNNNNNNNNNNNNNNNNNNNNNNNNNNNNNNNNNNNNNNNNNNNNNNNNNNNNNNNNNNNNNNNNNNNNNNNNNNNNNNNNNNNNNNNNNNNNNNNNNNNNNNNNNNNNNNNNNNNNNNNNNNNNNNNNNNNNNNNNNNNNNNNNNNNNNNNNNNNNNNNNNNNNNNNNNNNNNNNNNNNNNNNNNNNNNNNNNNNNNNNNNNNNNNNNNNNNNNNNNNNNNNNNNNNNNNNNNNNNNNNNNNNNNNNNNNNNNNNNNNNNNNNNNNNNNNNNNNNNNNNNNNNNNNNNNNNNNNNNNNNNNNNNNNNNNNNNNNNNNNNNNNNNNNNNNNNNNNNNNNNNNNNNNNNNNNNNNNNNNNNNNNNNNNNNNNNNNNNNNNNNNNNNNNNNNNNNNNNNNNNNNNNNNNNNNNNNNNNNNNNNNNNNNNNNNNNNNNNNtagctggagatgggcaccagcaaccctcccgaccccactgagggacaagggtgtaagaaaatggatggatggatgttttactgtattttctaaattaagaCATGAGGTGTCACAAGAAATCCAGAAcacttttaaaagctaaataaaattccTTGGTTTGAAATGAACTGTTCCAATAATTCTAAATCATTGAGgaaatattcataaatgttACAGTACTTGtgacataaaacatatttaa of the Poecilia reticulata strain Guanapo linkage group LG12, Guppy_female_1.0+MT, whole genome shotgun sequence genome contains:
- the LOC103473138 gene encoding RNA/RNP complex-1-interacting phosphatase-like, producing the protein MGREDMFRPRRKEDIPDRWQDYTAVGKRLKGTRFIAFKVPLKQALIRTLPPSEVFGPWELLDALKEDNHELGLIIDLTFTSRYYNLQDLPQSLLCVKIFTAGHEVPSDQTILSFKRAVHRFLRDNQDNDKLIGVHCTHGLNRTGYLICRYLIDVDGMDPAQAVQLFNSSRGYAIERQNYLDDLQHGPKRSNAGMEEFELEPQRGQAVQRPPVAAPFRRVRRDYYRSHQRGGPSHRPSPYAPHPAHTPCPPLLARPPLLAQPPLAPPPVLFHPIRWAPQPPAQWRAPHSGTNRSRHPPLPDPQWHPSFALLDRGGALPNLPRYSPNWTSVANGEGSADDRSGPNLRNPVRTSQRPSANRYDGC